The genomic interval TCAGCATACCCTTTTTAACATGCTTTTACTTTATCTTTATCACAATTTTAAGCGTTGTTGCTCTCTATATGCATTTTAGAGGAGTTTGATCCctttcataaatatatattctaCTATACAtgtttttcaattgttttttcttgatttttttggTTATGGAACATAAATGTTGAAAGGATTCTTGTACAAACAATAGGTAATTGTGTTTAGATGATGATAATTTAGAGCAGGTAAAAAACAATAGGTAATGtgattagttaaaaaaaatagggTAAAAGGAATTAAGTATACAAAGGTTTTAGATACTTAGTTTTTAAAGGACTAATTCAATCCAAAAATCTATATTGCAAAACTTAccgaaaataaaaaagaaacttCTAAATTGGGTTAAATTAGTGAAGTTATTAGTGAATTATTCGgatttaatttgttattatatatatatataatattataatatgaaatatattatagtttgttttattttaatgtcATATAGGCTTATTtcaaagtttatatttttattaactaaCATTAAGTTGCATTAAAATACTAGCTTCTTTTAATATATGAactatttttctaataaaaactTTATACATACTTGTTTTACAGATGAACCTTAAAATCATTTTTGGATActatattgataaataatttgaagttttttatcaatcaaaaattaattaaactatAAATGAGCTAAATAAGTAAGAAgttcatatttaataaatttttaagaaCAAACTCAAACTATCAAGAATGGTTGCAATCCTTCCTCTAAATGGACTAATAAATTTACACTAACATATAAGACAGTAAATGCTAGTCTTCAAATTAACTATCAAATATGTATATACCcacaaatgaaacaaaacatAATCACATAGGTTATcaccaaaagaaagaaaaaacttaCAAAATCCCTCGTTAAAATTACTGTCAGGAAAACAGAAATAACATCATCTACCAGAATTTGTCACATCAAtgcaaataaaaatgtaaacttCACTGCCCGTGCTCTAAGAGCATCAAACAACTTTCACCATGCAATACTTTTTTTGTTCACCATACAAGCCAAAAGTAAAATAGTGCTTATTTATGTACATAGAAGGAAAGAGTAGAATACAAAACATTTCATGGTGTTTCACTCATAGCGCTTCTGCAACTGAGTAGTGCATTTCAGTAACAGATTTTTTGAAGAAGCTAGTTCCACAGTTTGAATCCTGGCTACGAACATCAAGAGCATCTAATTCAGTAGCAGCTACAAACACTTTATCACAAGAATCCATCGACTTGTAGCACAAACCAGAAGTTCCACTTAGCTTGCGAAACTGCTTATCTTTGCTGCTGCCCCCTCGAGACGAATTTCCTTTTTGACCCTTCTTTCCATTCTTCTTTTCAGGCTTCTTCTTTCTGGATTTCTGCTGCTTCTTGTTGCTTCTGACAGTGTGTGATAATAATGTAGGTACCGGATCATACACATCGGGCGCCCATTTCACATTTAGTTTCCCCTGTGAAACCCCATGTTTCTCACGGCTACCTTTCATGGCAGATACGAGCTTCAGAGGAGCCTGTCGTATAAAATACAGAAAAACTAGTGTTATAGTAACCTTACAAGATACTTTCACCCCATTGTTAAAAGAAAAGCAAACCTAACAAAACACCACACGACAGAATGCGAAATATAACTAAATCGAGATACTCCCAAAACAAAGTAATTAACTGATTTCTAACTTAAAATGGGAATTGACATGGGCATGAAAACACAATAGAGTTGTGTTAAATAAATAACTGCAATAAAGCATCAATCCTTCAGTTGCAATGAAAAAATCGATGGCTCTTTAGTTAGAAAAGGCAGATAACATTTTCCTTGTTGAATGTTCAAAACTAAAATGGGAAAGAGGAGGGAGGTTCGCATAAACAACATTTAATAcataataaattttcaaatgtGTTACATAACTAGAAACAGTCTGGGCAATCCTTCACGAGTAAGATTGCTGTTTCGTTTGTGACCTGAGTCACAGTTGATCCTGAAAACAGCCTACCAGGATAACTTTGCTTCCTATGTGATAGATCTAAGTTCACAGGAACCAGGTCGCACTTGACATTAGCTAGAAACGCTTGAATAAAAAGCAGAACACAGAAAACACAACAAACTAATACCCTAGAGGGAGTAGTATGAAATCAACTGTCaatgaaaaacaattaatttatttaaagcaACACAAGCCAAACAATGCGTTCTAAATCTTCCAGTACTTTCTCAAACAAGGAATATATTTCTTACAAAAACACATTCAAGCATTAGTAACACTGTACAATACTATTAATATAAATCTACGAACTTACAGGAAGAGATATTGAGCGTGAGTAAGTTTGATGAGCAAAATCACCAGAGAGTGAATCTGTGACTGCTGTA from Phaseolus vulgaris cultivar G19833 chromosome 1, P. vulgaris v2.0, whole genome shotgun sequence carries:
- the LOC137814378 gene encoding uncharacterized protein, with the protein product MDMSSDDNFVSNLGRTFSESLHIQDAQKSVHVPQGNDICSESEENLCGAINKQETSVNMMCLKKSATFPTPNTILPSSSSDEEANTAVTDSLSGDFAHQTYSRSISLPAPLKLVSAMKGSREKHGVSQGKLNVKWAPDVYDPVPTLLSHTVRSNKKQQKSRKKKPEKKNGKKGQKGNSSRGGSSKDKQFRKLSGTSGLCYKSMDSCDKVFVAATELDALDVRSQDSNCGTSFFKKSVTEMHYSVAEAL